Below is a genomic region from Microbulbifer sp. ALW1.
TTTCTGCTGTTAGGCACTATTTGTGGGTGTCCTTTTTATTTTGTCATCAAACTGCCGAACTCACAGCCTCAGAAAAATCAGGACTTTCAGAAAGCGCCTTCATCAAAACCACGCGCCAGTGATTCAACCCATACAACTGCTCCTCGGACGATAAGCACTGCTGTATAAACCCACTAATGTTATCTCCCCCGTTTTTAAGATGGCTAACGCAAACATTAAATACCTCTGATATTTCATCGCTTGCCAATTCGTTATATGTATCCACCAAATTTAATCGCTCATAGTGTGCAGACAAAACGCTCCAAACACCGTCCAAAATACCGGCAGGTCTTTGGATCGAAAAGATTGCTCCTACAGCATTTATGCCCGTCCTAGTCTGCAAGCTCACCATCAAATATTGACTTTCAGGTATTTGATCACTATAAAAATGCAAGTAAACTCGATTTACAGCATTCTTCCAGTTGCTACTTTTTGTCTGATTGCAATCCGCACAGCAAGGCACCAGGTTTAACACATGGACCGACAACTCCGGAAATTTTGATTCTGGAAGGTAATGATCATAAGTTTTTGGAAGAGTAACCCCACAATAAGGGCATCGCTTTAAAAGCCTTTTCGGCTGAGTCCCCTCTATCAACGTAAAAATCTCTTTAAGTTTAGCTGTACGACCTTTATAACAGCTCAACAAATCATCTTTATGCAGTGCTAGTGAATGGTCTTCTTGAAAATCAAACAATAAGTTTTGCCGCACTGCTTGTTCGAATAAATCATATCGACTAAGGATTTGCCCCTCCAAGCTCAAAAGATTAACTTTTGTTTCATTCACCTCCCCTTTTATTGTGTTATTTTTCGCATTAACAACATCTTTATGTCTTTGCGAGTATGGAACATTGGATGAAGGGACTTCTAATTTTCTCATCTTTCACTACCATACTGCGCCAACAAATATGCTTTAGCGTTAAAACTTAGGCCGCTATCAAATAATTTATCTACAGCCTCAGGTGTATATTTTTTTGCGAGTCTTTTTAATACGCTTTTATAGTGATTATTTATTGAAACCGTATCAAAAACATGCTTAGTTAACTCGGAGATACTCTCACCAAAAGTTTCAAAGCTCATCAATGAAGAAATAGTACTATTCCCCTCACGGGTTAATAGAATTACTCTTTTTCTAGGGATTTCCTGGATAACAATTGGCGAATGCGTAGCAATAATTGCAAACGAATTGTACTTCTTTAGCATTTTATTCATAACATTAAATAAATGCGCTACAGCATTTGGATGCAAGTGCGTTTCTGGCTCATCAAATAGAACCAGTGTGTTTTCTTGAATCCGCGCAACAAGCGCCGTTACGAAATGAGCCAAAATTGATTGACCTGAACTCATCAAAGACAATGCATCACTATCAATTTTTGAATCAACTTCACGCTCAAGTTTAGAAATAAATTTACCACTTGTATCGTCCAGAATTTCAGACATAAATGAAACCCAAGCATCCTCCCTACCTAACTCGACAATTTTAGCCAGATTACTTTTGTAATTTTCCAAAAGCGATGTTTTTGACAGCCCCCCTCTTTCATTCCTAATCCCACAGTAGACATAGCTTACCTGAGGGTTTTTAGGCCGTATAAATTTATCAAAAGCACTATAAGAAATTGTTATCACTCGACTAAATATCGGGCGCTCACCTTCGAACCTTTGATTTTTTTCATCAATCGCTTTCTGTGAAATCCTTCCGACCTGCACCAGATCCTTTGCTAAAGCCGCCATTAGCTGAGTTTTCCCCACTGCGTTCCGGCCAATTAAACCGACTATCCTTCCAGGTAGAACATCACGCTCATCAAAGTCCACACTTATAGTAAATGGACTATCCGCACCTTCGATATGGGCAGTATATTCAAAGGAAAAGTGTTCTGTATATTTTTCGCCCGAAATAATGGAACGACCGAATCTAAATGAACTCCTGGCACCATTTTCTCTAAAAAGTGCGTTTCTATATGCAGACGCACTCTCAAATGGTTCCGCTTTTATTGGCTTCCATGAAATATCATTTAGCGATTCCAAAACCTCTTCGGACTCTTCACTGCCAACAGCACTTAGCAGCGACCGATAAAAATCCAAATCTTGCCCCAAACTTATATAAGTCTCACCAAGGTTAGAAAACTCATCAGGTAGATCAGTAACATTCTTATCTTTTTGCAAAATTTTAACTGTACCAATCTCTACACTCTCATACTTTGTTTTATGGTAAGTTAGATGGAAACTGCATTTTGTGCCAAAATCATCCCAACTGTCGATTGTCAAACTAAAAATAGGATACGTCACCCCAAACAAAGATTCTCTAAATCCTTTAACCTTAAACATAAGTCTTCAACCTTACAGCTTTAAAATCATTTATGATGCCCAAAATATTTAGACACGAGACACAATTAATATGAGACGATTTATTTCCGATTTGCTCTAAGAAGCCAGCGCTCAAACTGTGGCACATGCATCAAGTAACTCTACCGCTCCGAATTTAATTAGTGCTTCTGCTGTGGAATCGTAGATCCTGGGATCACGAGAGGGATCTTCTGACGAACCTTTGGGGACCCATATCACTAGCCCCTCGCGACCCCGGGTCATGAGCACACGATAAGAATTAGTAATGAATCGTTGACGATCAGCGCTAACTCTCGCCCAACTATTGCCCCTGAACTGCCTATGCATCCAGGAAGCCCCATTCCATACCAAGTCACCACCCCAGCACAATCCAACGAAATCCAGTTCAAGACCTTGGGCTGTGTATTCATTAGCAGGTACTTCAAGAGCAAAGGAAGAACGAACATCGCCTCGCTGATTCAAATACCATTGAGCGATTGCGCTTCCGTCAGTGGCATTTAGAGTAACTCCGAAGCCCTCCGCTCGGAGTCGCCGAGCACCAGAACTTGCGACCAACCCAAATCTGCGCTCTCCTCGCGTTCTTTTCTTCAACCACTTTCGAGCGGAATCTATAGATCTAGATACGACAATGGGGTAATCGCCGAGCCGAGCTGCCAATTCCCTAGCTTCAGAAACTTTCCCATCCAACACGAACGACACCCAACGACTCAACGAAGGGGAACGAAAACTTCGAAGAGGAACGTTCAATTCGAGGTCTGCCTCGACAACGACTTCATCAACACCGGAAAGGCTTCCTGCTCCAAGATTCGCAGTCGCATCCGACCCGACTAGAAAATCGGGTGGGCCGTAAATCTTCCAGCCAGCAAGCTCAGTAGGCGGTAGCGCCCTCAACGCCTTACCCCACTCAGCAATACCATTTTCCCCAACATTGATTTCTTGCCCACCTCCCACCAAGGCGACGATGGAACACCAATCTGGGTGGCGCCCCATAATGTCCAGGAGGAGCTTTGGCTCCGAGGATGG
It encodes:
- a CDS encoding HNH endonuclease yields the protein MRKLEVPSSNVPYSQRHKDVVNAKNNTIKGEVNETKVNLLSLEGQILSRYDLFEQAVRQNLLFDFQEDHSLALHKDDLLSCYKGRTAKLKEIFTLIEGTQPKRLLKRCPYCGVTLPKTYDHYLPESKFPELSVHVLNLVPCCADCNQTKSSNWKNAVNRVYLHFYSDQIPESQYLMVSLQTRTGINAVGAIFSIQRPAGILDGVWSVLSAHYERLNLVDTYNELASDEISEVFNVCVSHLKNGGDNISGFIQQCLSSEEQLYGLNHWRVVLMKALSESPDFSEAVSSAV
- a CDS encoding ATP-dependent endonuclease, with the protein product MFKVKGFRESLFGVTYPIFSLTIDSWDDFGTKCSFHLTYHKTKYESVEIGTVKILQKDKNVTDLPDEFSNLGETYISLGQDLDFYRSLLSAVGSEESEEVLESLNDISWKPIKAEPFESASAYRNALFRENGARSSFRFGRSIISGEKYTEHFSFEYTAHIEGADSPFTISVDFDERDVLPGRIVGLIGRNAVGKTQLMAALAKDLVQVGRISQKAIDEKNQRFEGERPIFSRVITISYSAFDKFIRPKNPQVSYVYCGIRNERGGLSKTSLLENYKSNLAKIVELGREDAWVSFMSEILDDTSGKFISKLEREVDSKIDSDALSLMSSGQSILAHFVTALVARIQENTLVLFDEPETHLHPNAVAHLFNVMNKMLKKYNSFAIIATHSPIVIQEIPRKRVILLTREGNSTISSLMSFETFGESISELTKHVFDTVSINNHYKSVLKRLAKKYTPEAVDKLFDSGLSFNAKAYLLAQYGSER